In Desulfovibrio sp. UIB00, the following are encoded in one genomic region:
- a CDS encoding serine/threonine protein phosphatase: MNKISSLCGVFAALVLALPLTVVAPGMAEAAQAPAAKKKAEQPAPSSSASVNVYEKQPPVTDKELLDFLELLPQFRAWAKGNNEEAHPIMRNNKADFLYSPNAAAWVQAHNWNPVRFFCVMGRMAAALSIVEEGNDMSGARSKDMPEVSEGELALARRHLGTMLKAGGDVPPINK; this comes from the coding sequence ATGAATAAAATTTCATCTCTTTGCGGTGTTTTTGCGGCACTGGTGCTGGCCCTGCCGCTGACGGTTGTTGCCCCCGGCATGGCCGAGGCCGCACAGGCTCCTGCTGCCAAGAAAAAGGCGGAGCAGCCTGCCCCAAGTTCCAGCGCAAGCGTTAATGTGTATGAAAAACAGCCTCCGGTAACGGACAAGGAACTGCTGGACTTTCTTGAACTTCTGCCGCAGTTCCGGGCCTGGGCCAAGGGCAACAATGAAGAGGCCCACCCCATCATGCGCAACAACAAGGCGGATTTTCTCTATTCGCCCAATGCCGCTGCCTGGGTGCAGGCGCATAACTGGAACCCGGTGCGCTTTTTCTGCGTCATGGGCCGCATGGCAGCCGCTCTTTCCATCGTGGAAGAAGGCAACGACATGAGCGGTGCGCGTTCCAAGGATATGCCCGAAGTTTCAGAAGGCGAGCTTGCCCTTGCCCGGCGTCACCTTGGCACCATGCTCAAAGCTGGTGGCGATGTGCCGCCCATAAACAAATAG
- a CDS encoding molybdenum cofactor guanylyltransferase: protein MDTLRGRVAGVVLAGGLSFRMGRDKALLRVYGSDNPDLLARTHTLLTALLPQCWVSCRPGLPRAGYQCIFDEKNDCGPVAGVVAALRTAQAQGFSAVLVLSCDMPFMDAPTLRNLLAARNAAPADTLATLYMDAVSGRPEALSAVYETAALPWFEDSLAFHGGRLNRVVPLERQCRLPYGPEEARPFFNLNRPDDLQRALDILSASH from the coding sequence ATGGATACATTGCGGGGGCGCGTGGCGGGCGTGGTGCTGGCGGGGGGGCTTTCCTTTCGTATGGGCCGCGACAAGGCGCTGCTGCGGGTCTACGGTTCGGACAATCCCGATCTGCTGGCCCGTACGCACACGCTGCTGACCGCCTTGCTGCCGCAGTGCTGGGTGTCGTGCAGGCCGGGGCTTCCCCGAGCCGGGTATCAGTGTATTTTTGATGAAAAAAATGACTGCGGCCCCGTAGCGGGGGTGGTCGCGGCCCTGCGCACGGCGCAGGCGCAGGGATTTTCTGCCGTGCTGGTGCTTTCTTGCGACATGCCCTTTATGGATGCGCCCACCTTGCGCAACTTGCTTGCCGCCCGCAACGCTGCCCCGGCAGATACCCTTGCCACGCTCTATATGGATGCGGTCAGCGGCAGACCCGAGGCTCTTTCTGCGGTATACGAAACAGCGGCGCTGCCCTGGTTTGAAGATTCGCTGGCCTTTCACGGCGGCAGGCTCAACAGGGTCGTGCCACTTGAGCGGCAGTGCCGTTTGCCCTATGGCCCGGAAGAAGCCCGTCCGTTTTTCAATCTGAACCGCCCCGATGACCTGCAAAGGGCGCTGGATATTCTGAGCGCTTCCCATTAG
- a CDS encoding transglutaminase domain-containing protein, with product MMHQQPPVPQACMSESEIVDFRSAPVQRRAASLAAHCASEMELIEKTFIFVRDSIAHSVDCGGTAVTCSASEVLQVGQGLCYAKAHLLAALLRANGIAAGFCYQLLGFEDEHDPHRVLHGLNAVWISERHIWRRLDARGNKPGVDAQFLPNGPEQLAFTVHPQCGEEDYPHIFAEPDPGVILALRGYSTMAQLLARLPQQLARPV from the coding sequence ATGATGCACCAACAGCCCCCTGTACCGCAAGCCTGCATGAGCGAGTCGGAAATCGTTGATTTCCGCTCTGCACCAGTGCAGCGCAGGGCCGCCAGCCTTGCCGCGCACTGTGCATCTGAAATGGAACTCATTGAAAAAACTTTTATCTTTGTACGCGACAGCATTGCTCACTCGGTGGACTGCGGCGGCACTGCCGTTACGTGCAGCGCATCGGAAGTACTGCAAGTGGGCCAGGGCCTGTGTTATGCCAAGGCGCATCTTCTGGCGGCATTGCTGCGCGCCAACGGCATCGCCGCAGGATTTTGCTACCAATTGCTGGGCTTTGAAGATGAGCACGATCCCCACCGGGTACTGCACGGCCTCAACGCCGTATGGATCAGCGAGCGGCATATCTGGCGGCGGTTGGACGCGCGGGGCAACAAGCCCGGCGTTGACGCGCAGTTCTTGCCAAACGGCCCGGAGCAACTGGCTTTTACCGTGCATCCGCAGTGCGGCGAGGAGGACTATCCCCATATTTTTGCAGAGCCGGACCCCGGCGTGATTCTGGCCCTGCGCGGTTACAGCACTATGGCCCAACTGCTGGCCCGCCTGCCGCAGCAGCTTGCCCGCCCTGTTTGA
- a CDS encoding NAD+ synthase: MKIALLQCNTVTGDVAGNLERIISTARQAGAAGANLCVTPELALCGVAPGHYLCAQGFAAGCLKALDIMAAELKDGPAVLVGAPVPSVYASGLLSNAAVLVEKGGWQVVSRKVYQNQGQNSVAESTDEDARYFDRGISCGIVTMGGWRIGVVLCEDAQSEDASFWKTRYASGHNPLMELVQRGVDALVHMAAAPFSVGAQETDEHLLSHVAARHHVHMFSVNMVGGNDSRVYNGQSLVFDPTGQLLARGKAFEEDVLVVDTARGQGAVKAPEPLAACVEQDYWRALVLGTRDFVRKCGVEKGIVAISGGMDSALVCSVAVEALGAQNVTGVLLPSPHSSEGSLTDAAKLAENLGITTVTLPIGPLMDAFATALKPGLDLFEEKPGDVTFENVQARIRGTLITSLANRANALVLNTGNKSEGAMGYCTLYGDSVGALAVIGDLTKTQVYAVGRWYNAHRGAEIIPDEIFTKAPSAELRPGQKDSDSLLPYEDLDPILEDLLQPAEAESGPLSAARMEVRDKLFRAEFKRRQEPLSLYMSRMPFGGGWQTPVAGRFSLPNK; encoded by the coding sequence ATGAAAATCGCCCTATTGCAGTGCAATACCGTTACCGGCGACGTGGCCGGAAATCTGGAACGTATCATCAGCACCGCCCGTCAGGCAGGCGCAGCAGGGGCGAACCTGTGCGTTACGCCGGAGCTGGCGCTTTGCGGCGTGGCCCCCGGCCACTACCTCTGCGCTCAGGGTTTTGCGGCGGGTTGCCTCAAGGCTCTGGATATCATGGCCGCTGAACTCAAGGATGGCCCTGCCGTGCTGGTGGGTGCGCCTGTGCCCAGCGTGTATGCCTCGGGCCTGCTTTCCAACGCGGCAGTGTTGGTTGAAAAAGGCGGCTGGCAGGTTGTTTCGCGCAAGGTGTATCAGAATCAGGGGCAGAACAGCGTGGCCGAATCCACAGATGAGGACGCCCGCTATTTTGACCGTGGCATTTCGTGCGGCATTGTCACCATGGGCGGCTGGCGCATCGGCGTTGTTTTGTGCGAAGATGCCCAGAGCGAAGACGCTTCGTTCTGGAAAACCCGTTACGCCAGCGGTCATAATCCGCTGATGGAACTGGTGCAGCGCGGCGTGGACGCGCTTGTGCACATGGCGGCGGCGCCCTTCAGCGTGGGCGCGCAGGAAACGGACGAACACCTGCTTTCGCACGTGGCGGCGCGGCATCATGTGCATATGTTTTCGGTGAACATGGTGGGCGGCAACGACAGCCGCGTGTACAACGGGCAGAGTCTTGTTTTTGATCCCACCGGGCAGCTGCTTGCCCGGGGCAAGGCCTTTGAGGAAGACGTGCTTGTGGTGGATACCGCGCGCGGGCAGGGTGCTGTTAAAGCCCCGGAACCGCTGGCCGCCTGCGTTGAACAAGATTACTGGCGCGCCCTTGTGCTCGGCACACGGGATTTTGTGCGCAAGTGCGGGGTGGAGAAGGGCATCGTAGCCATTTCCGGCGGTATGGATTCCGCCCTGGTGTGCAGCGTGGCGGTGGAGGCCCTTGGCGCGCAAAACGTCACCGGCGTGCTCCTGCCCTCGCCCCACAGCAGCGAGGGTTCGTTGACGGACGCCGCAAAGCTGGCGGAAAATCTGGGCATCACCACCGTGACCCTGCCCATCGGCCCGCTCATGGATGCTTTTGCCACCGCGCTCAAGCCCGGCCTTGACCTTTTTGAAGAAAAGCCCGGCGACGTGACCTTTGAAAACGTGCAGGCCCGCATACGCGGCACGCTCATTACCTCGCTGGCCAACAGGGCCAACGCCCTTGTGCTCAATACGGGTAACAAGAGCGAGGGGGCAATGGGCTACTGCACTCTGTACGGCGATTCCGTGGGCGCGCTGGCCGTGATCGGCGATCTAACCAAGACCCAGGTGTACGCTGTTGGTCGCTGGTACAACGCCCATCGCGGGGCAGAGATCATCCCCGATGAAATTTTCACCAAGGCTCCTTCTGCGGAGCTGCGTCCCGGTCAGAAAGATTCGGACAGCCTGTTGCCCTATGAGGATCTGGATCCGATTCTTGAAGATCTGTTGCAGCCTGCGGAGGCGGAATCCGGCCCGCTTTCGGCTGCGCGTATGGAAGTGCGCGACAAGCTGTTCAGGGCTGAATTCAAGCGCCGTCAGGAGCCTTTGTCGCTCTACATGAGCCGCATGCCCTTTGGCGGCGGCTGGCAGACGCCCGTTGCCGGGCGTTTCAGCCTGCCCAATAAATAG
- a CDS encoding UbiD family decarboxylase, with translation MSYRNLQECVADLEANGHLVRIEAEVDPHLELAAIQRRAFRAKAPALLFTRVKGTPFPMLSNLFGTRERLHFIFRRSLPAVEAVLTAKADPAAAMKHPLQSLKAVPGLLNMLPSVSRVRAEQAAAAAPVLECQCKLADLPQLVCWPMDGGPFITLPLVYSEDPAKPGADASNLGMYRVQLGGNEYAADEVGLHYQIHRGIGAHHARALEMGKPLPVHIYVGGPPSLTVAAVMPLPEGLSELRFAGLLGGRSTEMAAVPGLPLPVLAQADFCISGHVMPQCKPEGPFGDHVGYYSLAHDFPVLKVDAVHHRKGAIWPFTAVGRPPQEDTVFGDFIHELTGPLVPQVFQGVCDVHAVDAAGVHPLLLAVGSERYTPYEDERRPRELITAGLHLLGTTQTALAKYVFLVAHEDAPGLTARDVPAFLRHLLERADFSRDLHFITRSTNDTLDYTGSALNEGSKLVWASAGKKRRELGSELSGPAADLPTLPDGFGPVRVCGPGLVAIGGLRHALDRSQPDPQMEALAQALAQWPGREAFPLVIVVDDADFCAVNLDNFLWVAFTRSDPATDVYGAQAATRARHWSCGAPLVIDARLKPFHAPPLEEEPAVIRKVEALAAPGGPLHNYL, from the coding sequence ATGAGTTATCGCAATCTTCAGGAATGCGTGGCCGACCTTGAGGCCAATGGGCATCTGGTGCGCATTGAGGCCGAGGTAGATCCGCATCTGGAACTGGCCGCCATCCAGCGGCGCGCCTTTCGTGCCAAGGCTCCGGCCCTGCTGTTTACGCGGGTCAAGGGCACGCCCTTTCCCATGCTCTCCAATCTTTTTGGCACGCGTGAGCGCCTGCATTTTATTTTTCGTCGCAGCCTGCCTGCGGTGGAGGCTGTGCTGACCGCCAAGGCCGACCCCGCAGCAGCCATGAAGCACCCCTTGCAGTCGCTCAAGGCTGTGCCCGGCCTGCTGAACATGCTGCCGAGCGTGAGCCGGGTGCGCGCGGAACAGGCGGCGGCAGCGGCCCCGGTGCTGGAATGCCAGTGCAAGCTGGCCGACCTGCCCCAGCTTGTCTGCTGGCCCATGGACGGCGGCCCCTTCATTACCCTGCCTCTGGTGTACAGCGAAGACCCCGCCAAGCCCGGCGCGGACGCCTCCAACCTCGGCATGTACCGGGTGCAGCTTGGCGGCAACGAGTACGCGGCGGATGAAGTAGGCCTGCACTACCAGATACATCGGGGCATAGGGGCGCACCACGCCCGTGCGCTGGAAATGGGCAAACCTCTGCCTGTGCATATTTATGTGGGCGGGCCGCCCAGCCTCACCGTGGCTGCGGTCATGCCCTTGCCCGAAGGGCTTTCTGAACTGCGCTTTGCCGGATTGCTCGGCGGCAGGAGCACAGAGATGGCCGCAGTGCCCGGTCTGCCCCTGCCAGTGCTCGCGCAGGCGGATTTTTGCATCAGCGGGCACGTGATGCCCCAGTGCAAGCCCGAAGGCCCCTTTGGCGATCATGTGGGTTACTATAGCCTTGCGCATGATTTCCCGGTGCTCAAGGTCGATGCCGTCCACCACCGCAAAGGGGCCATCTGGCCCTTTACCGCCGTGGGCCGCCCTCCGCAGGAAGATACGGTCTTTGGCGACTTTATCCACGAACTCACCGGGCCGCTGGTGCCGCAGGTTTTTCAGGGAGTGTGCGATGTGCATGCCGTGGACGCAGCCGGGGTGCATCCGCTGCTGCTGGCCGTGGGCAGCGAACGCTATACGCCCTATGAGGACGAGCGTCGCCCGCGCGAGCTGATCACTGCGGGCCTGCACCTGCTTGGAACCACCCAGACGGCTCTGGCAAAGTATGTTTTTCTTGTGGCGCATGAAGACGCGCCGGGCCTCACCGCCCGCGATGTGCCCGCATTTTTGCGGCATTTGCTGGAGCGGGCTGATTTTTCACGCGATCTGCACTTCATCACTCGCAGCACCAATGATACACTGGACTACACGGGAAGCGCGCTTAACGAAGGCTCCAAACTTGTGTGGGCCTCTGCCGGTAAAAAGAGGCGCGAGCTTGGCAGCGAACTTTCCGGCCCCGCCGCAGACCTGCCGACCCTGCCGGATGGGTTTGGCCCGGTGCGCGTGTGCGGCCCCGGCCTTGTTGCCATTGGCGGGCTGAGGCATGCCCTTGACCGCAGTCAGCCCGACCCGCAGATGGAAGCGCTTGCGCAGGCTCTGGCCCAGTGGCCGGGGCGCGAGGCATTCCCGCTTGTGATAGTGGTGGATGATGCGGACTTTTGCGCAGTGAATCTGGATAATTTTTTGTGGGTGGCCTTCACCCGGTCAGACCCGGCCACAGACGTGTATGGCGCTCAAGCCGCCACACGGGCCAGGCACTGGTCGTGCGGAGCGCCGCTGGTCATCGACGCACGCCTAAAGCCCTTCCATGCCCCCCCACTGGAAGAGGAACCGGCGGTCATACGCAAGGTGGAAGCCCTGGCAGCGCCGGGCGGCCCCTTACATAACTACTTGTAA
- a CDS encoding FmdE family protein, with protein sequence MDIGAYTFKEFHRLAENFHGYAAPGLLVGGYMVELAKRHLPEGTLFEAVVESGKCLPDAVQLLTLCSIGNNWMKIHNLGRYAVSLFDKHTGEGVRVSLDPVKMAAYPELKAWFFKEKAKKDQDIALLESEIEAAGDSICKVEPITVKRRFMGHKHMTRILCCPVCGEAYPVEDGPVCRGCQGEAPYVLARRELKEDCQALAAERHNAATGVRVVPVEEAVGKTVAHDMTRIDPGQFKGPEFKAGQRISVGDICRLQQMGRFHVAITDDAPASAQVSPDDPRALVHENEVAEIFARRMAGEGVTYELPPHEGKIDFKAACNGLFCVDVERMTRFNLVPEVMVASRQDGTLVKQGGPLCGTRAIPLHITRERLGQALEALEGGPLFRVLPLRKARVGILVTGTEVFQGIIEDKFIPVITAKVSMLDCTVVRTDIVPDDKAMMQASVAAMREAGADLLITTGGLSVDPDDVTRQALVEAGLTDVLHGVPILPGTMSLMGRIPGPQGDMQVLGVPACALYFKTTFLDLVLPRMLAGRGLTRAEAARMGEGGYCLACHTCTYPKCWFGK encoded by the coding sequence ATGGATATTGGGGCTTATACGTTTAAGGAATTTCATCGCCTTGCAGAGAATTTTCACGGCTATGCCGCACCGGGTCTGCTTGTGGGCGGCTATATGGTGGAGCTTGCCAAGCGTCATCTGCCCGAGGGCACGCTGTTTGAGGCCGTGGTGGAATCGGGCAAGTGCCTGCCTGACGCGGTTCAGTTGCTCACCCTGTGCAGCATAGGCAACAACTGGATGAAGATTCACAATCTGGGCCGCTACGCTGTATCGCTGTTTGACAAGCATACTGGCGAGGGCGTGCGCGTGAGCCTGGATCCGGTGAAGATGGCTGCCTATCCCGAACTCAAGGCCTGGTTCTTTAAGGAAAAGGCCAAAAAAGATCAGGATATCGCCCTGCTGGAATCAGAAATTGAAGCTGCGGGCGACAGCATCTGCAAGGTGGAGCCCATCACCGTCAAGCGGCGGTTTATGGGCCACAAGCACATGACGCGCATTTTGTGCTGCCCCGTGTGCGGCGAGGCCTACCCGGTGGAAGACGGTCCCGTGTGTCGTGGCTGTCAGGGCGAGGCCCCTTATGTGCTGGCGCGGCGCGAGCTTAAGGAAGACTGTCAGGCCCTTGCCGCAGAGCGCCACAATGCCGCAACGGGCGTTCGTGTTGTGCCTGTGGAAGAAGCCGTGGGCAAAACCGTGGCCCACGACATGACCCGTATTGATCCCGGCCAGTTCAAAGGGCCGGAATTCAAGGCCGGGCAGCGCATTTCTGTGGGCGATATCTGCCGCTTGCAGCAGATGGGCCGCTTCCATGTGGCCATTACAGATGATGCCCCAGCCAGCGCGCAGGTATCCCCTGATGATCCTCGTGCCTTGGTGCATGAAAATGAAGTGGCGGAAATTTTTGCGCGCCGCATGGCTGGCGAAGGCGTTACCTACGAACTGCCGCCCCATGAAGGCAAAATTGACTTCAAGGCTGCCTGTAACGGACTTTTCTGCGTGGATGTGGAGCGCATGACGCGGTTCAATCTGGTACCTGAGGTCATGGTGGCATCACGTCAGGATGGAACCCTGGTCAAGCAGGGCGGCCCGCTTTGCGGCACCCGCGCCATCCCGCTCCACATTACGCGCGAGCGGCTTGGTCAGGCGCTGGAAGCGCTGGAAGGCGGGCCTTTGTTCCGCGTGTTGCCTCTGCGCAAGGCCCGCGTGGGCATCCTTGTGACCGGAACCGAAGTTTTTCAGGGGATTATTGAAGACAAGTTCATCCCCGTCATCACCGCCAAGGTCAGCATGCTGGACTGCACCGTGGTGCGCACCGACATCGTACCGGACGACAAAGCCATGATGCAGGCCTCCGTGGCTGCCATGCGCGAGGCCGGGGCCGATCTGCTGATCACCACGGGCGGGCTTTCCGTTGACCCGGACGATGTGACCCGTCAGGCCCTTGTGGAAGCAGGCCTGACAGACGTGCTGCACGGCGTGCCCATCCTGCCCGGCACCATGAGCCTCATGGGCCGCATCCCTGGCCCGCAGGGAGATATGCAGGTGCTGGGCGTGCCCGCCTGCGCTCTGTATTTTAAAACAACCTTCCTTGATCTGGTGTTGCCGCGCATGCTGGCAGGCCGTGGCCTGACCCGCGCCGAGGCTGCCCGTATGGGTGAGGGCGGTTACTGCCTGGCATGCCACACCTGCACCTATCCCAAGTGCTGGTTCGGTAAATAA
- the mazG gene encoding nucleoside triphosphate pyrophosphohydrolase, which yields MEKTALEELQLIIDKLTAPDGCPWDKEQTPESLAEYVIEESHELVSAIRSGNVADIREELGDVAFLLLFVARLYEKQGQFNLDDALNNNRAKMIRRHPHVFSNTVFDSLEEQLKAWEKIKRAEHTDDEGKPKGLFDSLPESLPPLAKAYRINSKAARVGFTWQEDEEVEQQVEAEWLEWLDASAGGDQDAQKHELGDLLFSIAELGRRKGIKASEALDYANRRFLKRFARMEEIAREKNLDFSALTLDEKDELWNTAKAEETAAKA from the coding sequence ATGGAAAAGACCGCCCTCGAAGAATTGCAGCTCATCATCGACAAGCTCACCGCTCCCGACGGCTGCCCCTGGGACAAGGAGCAGACCCCTGAAAGCCTTGCCGAATACGTCATTGAAGAAAGCCATGAGCTTGTGAGCGCCATCCGCTCCGGCAATGTGGCCGACATCCGCGAAGAACTGGGCGATGTGGCCTTTTTGCTGCTTTTTGTGGCGCGCCTGTATGAAAAACAGGGGCAGTTCAACCTTGATGATGCCCTCAACAACAACAGGGCCAAGATGATCCGCCGCCACCCCCACGTGTTCAGCAACACGGTTTTTGACAGCCTTGAAGAACAGCTCAAAGCCTGGGAAAAAATCAAGCGCGCCGAGCATACCGATGACGAAGGCAAGCCCAAAGGCCTGTTTGACAGCCTGCCCGAGAGCCTGCCCCCGCTTGCCAAGGCCTACCGCATCAATTCCAAGGCGGCCCGCGTGGGCTTTACCTGGCAGGAAGATGAAGAGGTGGAACAGCAGGTGGAAGCCGAATGGCTGGAATGGCTGGACGCCTCCGCTGGCGGCGATCAGGATGCCCAGAAGCACGAACTGGGCGATTTGCTGTTCAGCATTGCAGAGCTTGGCCGCCGCAAGGGCATCAAGGCCAGCGAAGCTCTGGACTACGCCAACCGACGCTTCCTCAAACGCTTTGCCCGCATGGAAGAAATCGCCCGCGAGAAGAATCTTGATTTTTCGGCCCTGACCCTTGATGAAAAGGACGAGCTGTGGAACACAGCCAAGGCCGAGGAAACTGCGGCAAAGGCCTGA
- the glpX gene encoding class II fructose-bisphosphatase — protein sequence MAEAPEKNLALDIVRITEAAALASARWLGRGDKEAGDGAAVDAMRVSFATLSIDGKVIIGEGEKDNAPMLFNGEKVGKGCGPSLDVAVDPVEGTNLLAYGRPNAISVVGVAQKGSMFNPGPSYYMQKLVVPREARDVVDLDAPVKVNLANVAKAMGKSVQDLVVFVLDKPRHEKLITEIRQAGARIQLQTDGDVAGALMAVDPRSEVDIMMGTGGTPEGVLSACAIKGMGGQILARLDPQSYVEKEAITEAGIDAREVLTVHDLVRSDDCFFAATGISGGDFLRGVRYSAKYAVTHSLVLRGKTGTLRYVESYHNMDRLSKFSAVRY from the coding sequence ATGGCGGAAGCACCGGAGAAAAATCTGGCTCTGGATATTGTTCGCATTACCGAGGCTGCGGCCCTTGCATCGGCCCGCTGGCTCGGTCGGGGAGACAAGGAAGCCGGTGACGGCGCCGCCGTTGACGCCATGCGCGTCAGCTTCGCCACCCTCAGTATTGATGGCAAGGTCATTATCGGCGAGGGCGAAAAAGACAATGCCCCCATGCTCTTTAACGGCGAAAAAGTCGGCAAGGGCTGCGGCCCCAGCCTTGACGTGGCCGTTGATCCTGTGGAAGGCACCAATCTGCTGGCCTATGGCCGCCCCAACGCCATTTCGGTGGTGGGTGTTGCGCAGAAAGGCAGCATGTTCAACCCCGGCCCCAGCTACTACATGCAGAAGCTGGTGGTGCCCCGCGAGGCTCGCGATGTGGTTGACCTTGATGCGCCGGTAAAGGTCAATCTGGCCAACGTGGCCAAGGCCATGGGCAAGAGCGTTCAGGATCTTGTGGTCTTTGTGCTCGACAAGCCCCGGCACGAAAAGCTTATTACGGAAATCCGCCAGGCAGGCGCGCGCATTCAGCTGCAAACCGACGGCGACGTGGCAGGCGCGCTTATGGCTGTTGATCCTCGTTCCGAGGTTGATATCATGATGGGTACGGGCGGCACCCCCGAGGGCGTGTTGTCTGCCTGCGCCATCAAGGGCATGGGCGGGCAGATTCTGGCCCGTCTGGATCCCCAGTCGTATGTGGAAAAAGAAGCCATCACCGAAGCGGGCATTGACGCGCGCGAGGTGCTCACGGTGCATGACCTGGTGCGCAGCGATGATTGCTTCTTTGCTGCCACGGGTATCTCCGGCGGTGATTTTTTGAGAGGCGTGCGTTACAGTGCCAAGTACGCTGTTACCCATTCGCTGGTTTTGCGCGGCAAAACCGGCACCCTGCGATATGTGGAGTCTTACCATAATATGGACAGACTCTCGAAATTTAGCGCGGTTCGGTATTGA
- a CDS encoding CvpA family protein encodes MGQDIFDLIIVLILVFFGTRGFIHGFVGEVAGLISLLGGFWAAHHYHPLLAPRLTLITDPSWRIIAAYVLIFLGVIISVAILARILQKILSFSFVSWADKLAGGMLGLAKGVLLCSLALLFLQKFFAGAPFMQHSRALPYFNALMTQVHGWLPPDLTARLGI; translated from the coding sequence ATGGGTCAGGACATTTTCGACCTTATTATAGTGCTTATACTGGTATTTTTTGGCACACGGGGCTTTATCCACGGTTTTGTGGGCGAAGTAGCCGGGCTTATTTCGCTGCTGGGCGGCTTCTGGGCTGCGCACCATTACCACCCGCTGCTTGCGCCGCGCCTCACGCTTATCACCGATCCCTCATGGCGCATCATTGCGGCATACGTGCTCATTTTTCTGGGTGTCATCATTTCAGTGGCCATCCTTGCGCGCATCCTGCAAAAAATACTTTCTTTCTCTTTTGTTTCGTGGGCAGACAAACTGGCTGGCGGCATGCTTGGTCTTGCCAAGGGCGTCCTGCTCTGCTCTCTGGCCCTGCTGTTTCTGCAAAAATTTTTCGCGGGCGCGCCCTTTATGCAGCATTCGCGCGCACTGCCCTACTTCAACGCGCTCATGACCCAGGTACACGGCTGGCTGCCGCCTGACCTCACCGCCCGCCTGGGCATTTAA